Within Gemmatimonadaceae bacterium, the genomic segment CCGATAATCTGTATGGGCATCCGAGCGCCGACGTTCTCGCCGCGCTCGGGCGCGTCGGGGCGCGGACCGTGCGAACCGACAGATCGGGAACCGTCGTTGTCCGGAGCGACGGCACGCGCATAACGTTCGAAGCGGGCGGAGAGCATTGGGATATCTCGCGAGAGTAGGGAAGGAACTTGTTGGCAACCCGGTGGACCTGCCGGAGGCGTTGACTGAGTCGTGGCCGGAGCTCGTCACGCTGCGTTTCAGACGGGGCGGCCTGCCGCTGCGGATAGGCGGTTGGCTGCTCGGTCAGGCGACCGTTGCGGCGATCACTCTGGGACGAACGATCTTTCTTGCGCCTGCCACCCGGTTCGACCCTGAGCTGCTCTTGCACGAGCTTCGTCACGTCCAGCAGTTTTCCGAGCGCAGATCGTTTCCCCTCCGTTACATTTGGGAGAGTCTGCGGAGAGGCTATCACGCCAATCGCTACGAGGCCGACGCGCGCAGCTACGCCGCTCGCCGCCTCGCGCGCGCTACCGGATCCGGGTCCGAAGAGGATGCATAACGTGGTGCAGCATACGGCTACTTCGGTCGTGACGATCGAGCGGTACATCATCGAGCAGGAAAAGCTTCACCCGGACGCGACCGGCGAGCTGTCGGGCCTTCTCTACGATCTGGCACTCGCGGCGAAGATGATCGCCAACAAGGTGCGCAGCGCCGGGCTCGCCGACATCCTCGGATCCGCTGACCACACGAACGTCCAGGGCGAGACGCAGCAGAAGCTCGACGTCATCTCCAACGAGATCATCATCA encodes:
- a CDS encoding DUF4157 domain-containing protein, which gives rise to MGYLARVGKELVGNPVDLPEALTESWPELVTLRFRRGGLPLRIGGWLLGQATVAAITLGRTIFLAPATRFDPELLLHELRHVQQFSERRSFPLRYIWESLRRGYHANRYEADARSYAARRLARATGSGSEEDA